From a region of the Constantimarinum furrinae genome:
- a CDS encoding HesB/IscA family protein, which yields MIKVSNDAKSRISQLMSEGGFEVEQDFVRVGVKSGGCSGLSYELTFDKNTDEEDKVFEDSPVKIVVNKKSFLYLVGTTLEYSGGLNGKGFVFNNPNANRTCGCGESFSL from the coding sequence ATGATAAAAGTTAGTAACGACGCTAAATCCAGAATATCTCAACTCATGTCTGAAGGAGGCTTTGAGGTTGAACAGGACTTTGTACGCGTTGGCGTGAAGAGTGGTGGTTGCAGTGGGTTGTCTTATGAACTGACCTTCGATAAGAATACCGATGAAGAGGATAAGGTTTTTGAAGACAGTCCGGTAAAGATCGTTGTAAATAAAAAGAGCTTTCTTTATTTGGTTGGAACTACGTTGGAATACAGCGGAGGGCTTAATGGAAAAGGGTTTGTTTTTAATAACCCTAATGCGAACAGAACATGCGGATGTGGAGAAAGTTTTTCTCTGTAA
- a CDS encoding alpha/beta fold hydrolase: protein MKLIFNETSIFYTRKGSGPALVLLHGFLESATMWERLSMTLAQKNTVLTIDLPGHGQSECLDETHTMEIMAETVNALLQKEKIGTAGFIGHSMGGYVALAFAELFPEKTDSLILLNSSPAEDSPERKQNRDRAIELMLVNPKGFIQMAISNLFAETSRKQFASEIAALKKEALSFPVHGIIAGIRGMRDRKDRTSVLKHFKKRKYMICGTKDPIIPLEVSEILSKHCETPLIKVESGHMTLTENYEEVVKIMLFID, encoded by the coding sequence ATGAAGCTGATATTTAACGAAACCTCGATCTTTTATACCCGAAAGGGGTCCGGACCCGCATTGGTATTGCTTCACGGTTTTCTGGAAAGCGCTACAATGTGGGAGCGTTTATCGATGACATTGGCTCAAAAGAATACTGTTCTTACTATTGACCTTCCGGGACATGGGCAAAGTGAGTGTTTAGATGAAACTCATACCATGGAAATAATGGCGGAAACAGTAAATGCGTTACTTCAAAAAGAAAAGATCGGGACCGCAGGATTTATCGGGCACTCCATGGGAGGTTATGTGGCTTTGGCATTTGCCGAATTATTTCCCGAGAAAACCGATAGTCTGATTCTTCTAAATTCATCTCCCGCAGAGGATTCGCCGGAACGTAAACAAAACCGGGATCGCGCCATCGAACTTATGCTGGTGAACCCTAAGGGATTTATTCAAATGGCGATTTCAAATTTGTTTGCTGAAACATCGAGAAAGCAGTTTGCTTCAGAAATAGCCGCATTAAAAAAGGAAGCCTTGTCTTTTCCGGTACATGGTATTATTGCGGGCATTCGTGGAATGCGCGACCGAAAGGATCGCACTTCGGTATTAAAGCATTTCAAAAAGAGAAAATATATGATCTGCGGAACCAAAGATCCTATTATTCCATTAGAGGTTTCAGAAATTCTTTCAAAGCACTGCGAAACACCTCTTATAAAAGTGGAATCCGGACATATGACTTTAACGGAAAATTATGAGGAAGTTGTTAAAATTATGCTTTTTATCGATTAA
- the brnQ gene encoding branched-chain amino acid transport system II carrier protein has translation MNHSKQTFITAFALFSLFFGAGNLILPPFLGYNAGESWIWVTLGFTVSAVIIPILAIYGHARLQGTMLDFANRVSPWFALMFAVFVYAISIALPSPRTASVTHEMAIQPYFEISSLWTSAVYFSLVLLFALNRSKILSIIGKFLTPLIIVILLAIICIGVFGTIEPMRPSNLENALTGGIMEGYQTFDAIGGVVVGGVIVISYALQGTYNYEEKKSMIAKAGFFAGLGLFLIYGGLIALGAMNSGTLQIENRTQLLNHLSTQTLGSIGTVFLGVLVALACFTTAVGIVTGTSDFVKGVAGNSQLAYKLTAVFGCIIGVLVGQFNVGFIIDIAVPALQFIYPITIVLILLNILNKKYASPVVFKTVTIVTLIFCIPDFLPFVFSEENTAPIKAWIPLAKNGLGWVVPALIAFVISNLFVAKRTINPTA, from the coding sequence ATGAATCACAGCAAGCAAACCTTTATCACCGCTTTTGCACTCTTTTCACTTTTCTTTGGAGCAGGCAATTTAATTCTTCCGCCTTTTTTAGGATATAATGCCGGTGAAAGTTGGATTTGGGTAACGCTTGGTTTTACAGTTTCTGCCGTGATTATCCCGATTCTCGCAATCTATGGCCATGCAAGATTACAGGGTACGATGCTCGATTTTGCAAACAGGGTTTCTCCTTGGTTTGCCCTAATGTTTGCTGTTTTCGTGTATGCGATCTCGATTGCCCTCCCTTCCCCGAGAACAGCCTCGGTAACTCATGAAATGGCGATTCAGCCTTATTTTGAGATTTCCTCCCTATGGACCAGTGCAGTGTATTTTTCCCTGGTACTGCTCTTTGCGCTTAACCGATCTAAAATACTGAGTATTATAGGGAAATTTCTAACTCCTTTAATTATTGTTATTCTTCTCGCTATTATCTGTATAGGAGTCTTTGGAACGATCGAACCGATGCGCCCCTCCAATCTTGAGAACGCCTTAACAGGAGGGATCATGGAAGGATACCAGACTTTTGACGCTATTGGAGGCGTTGTTGTAGGAGGTGTGATCGTTATTTCCTATGCCTTACAGGGAACATATAATTACGAAGAAAAGAAAAGTATGATCGCCAAAGCCGGCTTTTTTGCAGGATTGGGATTATTTTTAATTTACGGCGGACTCATCGCCTTGGGAGCAATGAACAGCGGAACGCTCCAGATTGAGAATCGAACACAACTTCTCAACCACTTAAGCACTCAAACACTGGGCAGTATAGGCACCGTCTTTTTAGGAGTGTTGGTCGCGCTGGCCTGTTTTACCACGGCAGTGGGTATAGTAACCGGAACTTCCGACTTTGTTAAGGGAGTGGCCGGAAATTCGCAACTGGCCTACAAGCTCACGGCCGTTTTCGGCTGTATTATTGGCGTTCTTGTAGGACAATTCAACGTAGGTTTTATTATCGACATCGCGGTTCCGGCGCTTCAGTTTATCTATCCAATAACAATTGTTTTAATTCTGTTAAATATTCTGAATAAGAAATATGCGTCTCCTGTGGTATTTAAGACTGTTACTATAGTGACACTTATTTTTTGCATCCCCGATTTTCTTCCCTTTGTCTTTTCCGAAGAAAATACAGCACCTATAAAAGCGTGGATCCCCTTAGCGAAAAACGGATTGGGATGGGTAGTACCCGCCCTTATCGCATTTGTGATTTCTAATTTATTTGTGGCAAAGCGAACAATTAATCCCACTGCATAA
- a CDS encoding choice-of-anchor B family protein, whose protein sequence is MKKILLIFALSCFIFSCNKDDNAPDPMEQNTDDGDIPDPDPDPVMIPVSAICDNGMAGVFPCNNYDLIYRIGLDEFGASEGNDIWGWTDPSSGKEYALMGLDNGTAFVDISNAANPVYLGKLRTQTGNSAWRDIKVYNNYAFVVSEASNHGMQVFDLTRLRNVANPPTSFNADAIYTGFGSAHNIVINTNSGYAYAVGSDTFNGGPHFINIQDPLNPVGEGGYSMDSYSHDAQVVTYTGPDSDYTGREILIGSNENEVVIVDITDKNNPVHISAITYQQTGYTHQGWFTDDQSYFLLGDELDEINFGINSRTILFDFSDLDDPQTVGEYYGPTTAIDHNGYVKGNTFFQANYTAGVRIISLADINNGNLQEIGFFDTHPSNNAASFNGAWSVYPFFNSEHIIVSDINMGLFIIKKKT, encoded by the coding sequence ATGAAAAAAATTTTATTAATCTTTGCTTTAAGCTGTTTTATATTCTCCTGTAACAAAGATGATAACGCCCCCGATCCCATGGAACAAAACACCGATGACGGTGATATACCCGATCCCGATCCCGATCCGGTGATGATCCCGGTTTCTGCAATTTGCGATAATGGTATGGCCGGAGTTTTTCCCTGCAATAATTACGATCTCATCTACCGTATTGGGCTGGATGAATTTGGCGCAAGCGAAGGAAACGATATTTGGGGATGGACCGACCCTTCCAGCGGCAAAGAATACGCCCTAATGGGGCTTGACAACGGGACCGCATTTGTGGATATTTCGAATGCCGCAAACCCAGTATATCTTGGAAAACTAAGGACTCAAACTGGAAATTCGGCATGGAGAGACATTAAAGTGTACAATAATTACGCTTTTGTGGTAAGTGAAGCTTCAAATCACGGGATGCAGGTCTTCGATTTAACCCGCTTGCGAAACGTTGCAAATCCGCCAACAAGTTTCAATGCCGATGCCATTTATACGGGTTTTGGAAGTGCTCATAATATTGTTATAAATACAAATTCGGGGTATGCCTATGCCGTAGGAAGTGATACCTTTAATGGTGGCCCACATTTTATAAACATACAGGATCCCCTCAATCCGGTAGGTGAAGGAGGATATTCTATGGATTCATATAGTCACGACGCACAAGTTGTCACTTATACCGGTCCGGATAGCGACTATACCGGAAGAGAAATTCTCATTGGCAGTAACGAAAACGAAGTGGTAATCGTCGATATTACAGACAAGAACAATCCGGTGCACATTTCGGCAATAACATATCAGCAAACCGGGTATACCCATCAGGGATGGTTTACCGATGACCAGTCTTACTTTTTATTGGGAGATGAACTGGATGAAATTAACTTCGGAATTAATTCCAGAACAATTTTATTTGATTTTAGTGATCTAGACGATCCTCAAACGGTGGGAGAGTATTATGGTCCTACTACTGCTATTGATCACAATGGTTATGTAAAAGGAAACACTTTCTTTCAGGCCAACTATACGGCAGGAGTCCGAATTATTAGTCTGGCCGATATTAACAATGGTAATTTACAGGAGATTGGGTTTTTCGACACGCATCCTTCGAATAATGCAGCTTCTTTCAACGGCGCATGGAGTGTGTATCCCTTCTTTAACAGTGAACATATTATTGTAAGCGATATAAACATGGGACTTTTTATAATAAAGAAAAAAACGTAA
- a CDS encoding choice-of-anchor B family protein, with translation MKKVLLSLLLVSTTSLFAQTPCTGGTAGPYPCDGYILQSEISLGTLNAGAGNDSWGWTDPSNGNEYAIVGLNNGTAFINISNPNSPVYLGKLPTHTSNSTWRDVKVYNNHAFIVSEANGHGMQVFDLTRLRNVPSPPATFNNDAHYNGFGRAHNIVINEDSGYAYAVGTSTFNGGPHFIDISNPTNPTAAGGYAMDQYSHDAQVVIYCGPDKDYAGREILIGSNEDEVIIADITDKSNPVNISSISYGNVGYTHQGWFTEDQRYFLLGDETDEQGVGFNTRTIVFDFEDLDDPQLFFEYSGPTPAIDHNGYVKGTKYYMANYRAGLRVIDVSDIANGTISEEGSFDTYPTSNSASFSGAWSVYPYFESGNIVISDINRGFILVKAQVSDTTPPVANCSNITVSLDANGSVTISGDQLDNGSSDNSGTVYFLLCEDTFDCSDLGANTVELVVYDDFGNRDSCTATVTVVDDLGPQIDCPANFTVAYDSGESFYTLEDFVANGAVSATDNCTSNLTIDQSIAPGTQLTVGTYTITFDTTDDENNSSSCSFELTVVEVLGVTEENFELGLAIYPNPATEEIIIQSNNIELTSITLSDVSGKVIYSEANLSTNQKVINVAALPRGVYFMTLNNLLTKKVIKQ, from the coding sequence ATGAAAAAAGTTTTACTCTCCCTGTTATTAGTCAGCACTACCTCATTGTTTGCCCAAACACCATGTACGGGTGGTACTGCGGGACCCTATCCTTGTGACGGCTACATCCTTCAATCTGAAATTTCTTTAGGCACTTTAAATGCCGGTGCCGGAAATGATTCATGGGGATGGACAGACCCTTCTAATGGAAATGAATATGCTATAGTTGGTTTAAATAACGGAACTGCATTTATAAATATCAGCAACCCAAACTCCCCGGTATATCTTGGAAAGCTTCCAACTCATACTTCCAACAGTACCTGGAGAGATGTAAAAGTTTATAATAATCACGCCTTTATAGTTAGTGAGGCAAACGGGCATGGGATGCAGGTTTTCGACCTTACTCGACTAAGAAATGTGCCTAGTCCTCCGGCAACTTTCAACAATGATGCGCACTACAACGGCTTCGGAAGAGCCCATAATATAGTAATAAACGAAGATAGCGGTTATGCTTATGCCGTAGGGACAAGTACATTTAACGGCGGACCACATTTTATAGATATTTCAAACCCCACAAACCCGACCGCTGCAGGTGGATACGCTATGGATCAATACAGTCATGATGCACAGGTAGTGATCTATTGTGGTCCGGATAAGGATTACGCCGGAAGAGAGATCCTTATTGGAAGTAATGAAGATGAAGTGATCATTGCAGACATCACAGACAAATCAAATCCAGTGAATATTTCATCGATTTCCTACGGAAACGTTGGATATACTCACCAGGGATGGTTTACCGAAGACCAAAGATATTTTTTACTTGGAGACGAGACAGATGAGCAGGGAGTTGGTTTTAACACCAGAACCATTGTTTTTGATTTTGAAGATCTTGACGATCCACAGCTTTTCTTTGAATATAGTGGTCCTACTCCCGCCATTGACCATAATGGATATGTAAAAGGCACCAAATACTATATGGCTAACTATCGCGCCGGACTTAGAGTGATCGATGTTTCTGATATAGCTAACGGAACTATTTCTGAAGAAGGATCTTTCGACACCTACCCAACCAGTAACAGCGCAAGTTTTAGCGGTGCATGGAGTGTATACCCATATTTTGAAAGTGGCAACATTGTAATTAGCGATATAAACCGTGGCTTTATCCTTGTGAAGGCTCAGGTATCCGACACGACCCCTCCGGTAGCCAATTGTTCTAATATTACGGTTTCCTTAGATGCCAACGGTTCTGTGACCATAAGCGGCGACCAATTAGACAATGGATCTTCAGATAACAGCGGGACTGTGTATTTCCTGTTGTGTGAAGACACATTCGATTGTTCAGATCTGGGAGCAAATACAGTAGAACTTGTTGTATATGACGATTTTGGAAACCGTGATTCTTGTACAGCTACTGTGACCGTAGTAGACGATTTAGGCCCTCAAATTGATTGCCCTGCAAACTTTACCGTTGCTTATGATTCAGGTGAGTCGTTTTATACGCTTGAAGATTTTGTAGCGAATGGCGCTGTTAGCGCGACAGATAACTGTACATCGAATTTGACCATTGATCAATCTATCGCCCCGGGAACTCAGTTAACAGTTGGCACTTATACTATTACCTTCGACACTACCGACGATGAGAACAATTCATCCTCCTGTAGTTTTGAGCTAACCGTTGTTGAGGTGCTTGGGGTCACTGAAGAAAATTTTGAATTGGGTCTGGCAATTTATCCAAATCCTGCTACAGAAGAAATTATTATACAATCCAACAATATTGAACTAACCTCCATTACGTTAAGTGATGTTTCCGGGAAAGTGATCTATTCGGAAGCTAACCTGAGTACAAATCAAAAGGTGATCAATGTTGCTGCGCTACCGCGAGGCGTTTATTTTATGACACTTAATAATTTGTTGACGAAAAAGGTCATAAAACAATGA
- the thiL gene encoding thiamine-phosphate kinase, with translation MFENKDQSRTGIETLGEFGLIDHLTKNFEIQHQSTVKGIGDDAAVIDSEANKKMIVSTDMLLEGVHFDLSYMPLKHLGYKAVMVNLSDIYAMNAIAKQITVSIAVSNRFPVEALEELYEGIAAACKIYNIDLIGGDTTSSTTGLLISITAIGEAKQDDLAYRDGAKENDLLVVTGDLGAAYLGLQVLEREKKVFEVNPAAQPDLENYTYLVERQLKPEARKDIVTLLNELEVKPTAMIDISDGLSSEVLHICKNSGVGCNVYEDKIPLDPQVIATCEEFNIDSTTIALNGGEDYELLFTISTEDFPKIKANPHLTVIGHITHQKEGVHLITRANTKIPIIARGWNALESESGS, from the coding sequence ATGTTCGAGAATAAAGATCAGTCCAGAACGGGAATTGAAACTTTGGGAGAATTTGGTTTGATAGATCACCTTACCAAGAATTTTGAAATACAACATCAAAGTACAGTAAAAGGAATTGGGGATGATGCTGCCGTAATTGATTCCGAAGCGAATAAAAAAATGATCGTTTCGACCGATATGCTGCTGGAGGGGGTTCATTTCGATCTTAGTTATATGCCTTTAAAGCATTTAGGTTATAAAGCCGTGATGGTCAACCTTTCCGACATTTATGCAATGAATGCCATAGCGAAACAGATCACCGTGTCTATAGCGGTTTCTAACCGCTTCCCGGTGGAAGCTTTGGAAGAATTATATGAAGGGATCGCAGCAGCCTGTAAAATTTACAACATTGATCTTATAGGTGGAGACACTACATCTTCCACCACCGGATTGCTTATTAGCATAACAGCAATTGGTGAAGCAAAGCAGGATGACCTTGCATACAGAGACGGTGCCAAAGAAAATGACCTGCTTGTGGTAACGGGAGATTTAGGAGCTGCCTATCTGGGGTTGCAGGTTTTGGAAAGGGAGAAGAAAGTGTTTGAGGTAAATCCTGCTGCGCAACCCGATCTCGAAAATTACACCTATCTGGTAGAGCGACAATTGAAGCCTGAAGCGCGTAAGGATATCGTAACGTTATTAAATGAATTGGAGGTGAAACCTACGGCTATGATCGATATTAGCGACGGACTTTCTTCTGAGGTGCTACATATTTGTAAGAATTCCGGCGTTGGATGCAACGTTTATGAGGACAAGATCCCGCTGGATCCTCAGGTGATCGCTACCTGTGAAGAATTTAATATTGATAGTACCACCATCGCATTAAACGGAGGGGAGGATTATGAGTTGCTGTTCACTATTTCGACAGAGGATTTTCCGAAGATCAAAGCCAATCCGCACTTAACGGTCATTGGACATATTACGCACCAAAAAGAAGGGGTGCATCTAATTACCCGTGCAAATACAAAAATACCCATTATTGCCAGAGGGTGGAACGCCTTGGAAAGTGAATCAGGCTCCTAG
- a CDS encoding MbnP family protein: MKINVLFLILSVVLISCNNDDEATPPADVSVDFTFSHNWEGSVITNSDFDQIQYTNENGEELSISKLDYLISDITFTNTTTGEVYAADDYNFISVRNNTNMNFTPDITIPAGTYAVSFTFGFDDEDNQDGVYQDLNTIGWNVPMMLGGGYHYMRLEGKFIDNTSAEVGYQYHTIRAADNTVTPMILTDTSFEVELGNIQIVEGVGITIEMDVAEWFKNPNTWDLNVLHSMLMPNYNAQIMMSENGRSAFSLGAVVTP, from the coding sequence ATGAAAATAAATGTCCTTTTTTTAATATTGTCGGTGGTACTTATTAGCTGTAACAATGATGATGAAGCTACTCCTCCGGCAGATGTTTCGGTAGATTTTACATTCTCACACAACTGGGAGGGAAGTGTGATTACTAATTCCGATTTCGACCAAATTCAGTACACAAATGAAAACGGTGAAGAATTGAGTATTTCTAAATTAGATTATTTGATTTCCGATATTACGTTTACTAATACCACTACCGGGGAAGTCTATGCGGCAGATGATTATAACTTTATAAGTGTACGTAATAATACCAACATGAATTTTACTCCGGATATTACGATCCCTGCCGGAACTTATGCGGTTTCATTTACCTTTGGATTCGACGATGAGGACAATCAGGATGGTGTGTATCAGGACCTTAATACTATTGGATGGAACGTTCCAATGATGCTGGGAGGCGGATATCACTATATGCGTCTGGAAGGAAAATTTATTGATAATACTTCGGCCGAAGTCGGTTACCAATACCATACCATTCGTGCGGCCGACAATACAGTAACGCCTATGATACTTACCGATACTTCTTTTGAAGTTGAACTGGGTAATATTCAGATCGTTGAAGGTGTTGGCATTACTATTGAAATGGATGTTGCCGAATGGTTTAAAAATCCGAATACCTGGGATCTAAACGTACTACATTCTATGTTGATGCCAAATTACAATGCTCAGATCATGATGTCTGAAAACGGTAGAAGCGCATTCAGTCTTGGTGCTGTAGTAACCCCTTAA
- a CDS encoding cytochrome-c peroxidase, with translation MNRNFILYILITCLLISCKKDDESGDDGYMATPLELQVPPLFEDKLLPPVIPADNPQTVEGVALGRKLFFDPILSADNTMACASCHSPSSGFSDSRQFSIGIDGIAGRRNSMPLFNLAWNYTENFFWDGRAVTLENQALEPVEDPIEMHNTWPEAVASIQADTEYPELFQDAFGTTTVDRTLVTKAIAQFVRTLISANSKFDRYTMGTAQLTPSELNGLNVFMDENRGDCFHCHGNPNSPLWTDNIFHNNGLDESFTDRGRGEVTGDPREFGTFKSPSLRNLAYTAPYMHDGRFETLEEVINHYSEGLVYSSTIDPLMKKVDQGGVQLSEQDKADLKAFLLTLSDPSFISNPAFQNPN, from the coding sequence ATGAATCGTAATTTCATTTTATATATCCTAATCACTTGCTTGCTCATCTCCTGTAAAAAGGACGATGAATCCGGTGATGACGGATATATGGCGACGCCTTTGGAATTACAGGTTCCCCCATTATTTGAAGATAAATTGCTTCCTCCAGTGATTCCTGCAGATAATCCACAAACGGTGGAAGGAGTCGCATTGGGACGAAAATTATTCTTCGACCCTATTCTCTCTGCCGACAATACAATGGCCTGCGCGAGTTGTCACAGTCCGTCCAGCGGGTTTAGCGACTCGCGTCAATTCAGTATTGGTATCGACGGTATTGCCGGCAGAAGAAATTCTATGCCGTTATTTAATCTGGCATGGAATTATACCGAAAATTTCTTTTGGGACGGAAGAGCGGTGACCCTTGAAAATCAGGCGCTGGAACCGGTTGAAGATCCCATTGAAATGCACAATACTTGGCCTGAAGCCGTTGCTTCCATTCAGGCAGACACCGAATACCCTGAACTATTCCAAGATGCTTTCGGAACGACAACGGTCGATCGAACATTGGTGACCAAAGCGATTGCGCAGTTTGTTAGAACACTAATCTCTGCGAACAGTAAATTCGACAGATATACAATGGGTACGGCACAATTAACACCTTCCGAATTAAACGGATTGAATGTGTTTATGGATGAAAACCGGGGAGATTGTTTTCATTGTCACGGAAATCCCAACAGTCCGTTGTGGACCGATAATATTTTTCATAATAACGGACTGGATGAATCCTTTACCGACCGGGGGCGAGGGGAAGTGACGGGTGATCCCAGAGAATTCGGAACCTTTAAATCTCCGTCATTGCGAAATCTTGCCTATACAGCTCCGTATATGCATGATGGAAGATTTGAGACTCTGGAAGAGGTTATAAATCATTACAGTGAAGGATTGGTTTATTCGAGCACTATCGACCCGTTAATGAAGAAAGTGGATCAAGGAGGGGTACAACTTTCGGAACAAGACAAGGCAGATCTCAAGGCATTCCTCTTAACACTTTCAGACCCGTCTTTTATAAGTAATCCTGCGTTTCAAAACCCGAATTAA
- a CDS encoding choice-of-anchor B family protein: MKRILLAFMALTTSIAFCQTPCDNGMAGSFPCNGFDLQSTISLGQLGGSTGNDSWGWTDPVSGIEYAITGVDNGTVFIDISDPVNPVILGKLPGHNGSSSLWRDVKVYNNHAYMVSEANGHGMQIFDLTRLRSVTNPPETFTPDGHYSGFGNAHNIVINEETGFAYAVGTNTFGGGPHFINLQDPVNPVAAGGYSLNGYTHDAQVVVYNGPDTDYIGQEIYVGCNTDEIAIVDVTDKMNPIPIATVGYTNIGYTHQGWFTEDQRYFIAGDEFDESNVGFNTRSIIFDFTDLDNPQADFEYFGPEGSIDHNGYVLGDKFYLANYTAGLRVIDISDIANGNMTEIAYFDSHPSNNSVGYSGAWNVYPYFASGNIIISNLDGGFFIVRDPSLSIDETSTSDFAIYPNPASEKIRLQSKLTPISSVDIYSVIGQKVISLNFSDSTSEEINIETLPSGVYILKINNNTTKRLIVK, translated from the coding sequence ATGAAAAGAATATTACTCGCGTTCATGGCGCTCACCACTTCAATTGCATTTTGTCAAACCCCATGTGACAATGGAATGGCCGGATCATTTCCATGTAATGGTTTTGATCTGCAATCCACAATTTCCTTAGGACAACTTGGGGGGAGCACCGGAAATGACTCCTGGGGATGGACAGATCCTGTTAGCGGAATAGAATACGCTATAACCGGCGTGGACAACGGAACCGTATTTATAGATATTTCAGATCCGGTTAATCCTGTGATACTCGGTAAACTACCCGGGCACAATGGATCAAGCAGTCTTTGGCGTGACGTCAAGGTCTATAATAATCATGCATATATGGTGAGTGAAGCAAACGGTCATGGAATGCAGATCTTCGACCTTACCCGATTAAGATCGGTTACCAATCCTCCGGAGACTTTTACGCCCGATGGGCATTATTCCGGATTCGGAAATGCACACAATATTGTAATCAATGAAGAGACAGGTTTTGCCTATGCCGTTGGGACGAACACTTTTGGGGGCGGACCTCATTTCATCAATTTACAGGATCCCGTAAACCCTGTTGCGGCAGGTGGATATTCCTTAAATGGATATACGCACGACGCGCAGGTAGTTGTCTACAACGGACCCGATACAGATTACATCGGTCAAGAAATTTATGTAGGCTGTAATACCGATGAAATTGCCATAGTAGATGTAACAGATAAAATGAACCCGATACCGATTGCCACTGTGGGTTACACGAATATCGGATACACCCATCAGGGGTGGTTCACCGAAGATCAGCGATATTTCATTGCCGGTGATGAATTTGATGAATCGAATGTGGGTTTCAACACACGATCTATAATTTTCGACTTTACTGATCTGGACAATCCTCAGGCAGATTTTGAGTATTTCGGCCCCGAAGGGTCCATCGACCATAATGGATACGTGCTCGGTGATAAATTCTATCTTGCCAATTATACCGCCGGTCTTAGAGTAATTGATATAAGTGATATTGCCAATGGAAACATGACCGAAATAGCGTATTTTGATTCTCACCCTTCAAATAATTCGGTGGGTTACAGTGGTGCCTGGAACGTGTATCCCTATTTTGCCAGCGGAAACATTATTATTAGTAATCTGGACGGTGGCTTTTTTATAGTGCGCGATCCTTCACTTTCGATCGATGAAACTTCAACATCAGATTTTGCGATCTATCCCAACCCGGCAAGCGAAAAAATAAGGTTACAATCGAAATTGACACCGATCTCAAGTGTCGATATTTATTCAGTGATAGGGCAAAAAGTAATAAGTCTCAATTTTTCTGATAGTACTTCCGAAGAAATAAATATTGAAACGCTCCCATCCGGGGTATACATTCTTAAAATAAACAACAATACGACCAAAAGATTGATCGTTAAATAA